Below is a genomic region from Sulfitobacter guttiformis.
CCAAACGACAGGGGCGATAATTCATGGGAATATTTATCCTCAGACGTCTGGGTGTGATGCTGCTAACGGCGCTTTGCCTGACGTTCATCGTATTCTGGCTGACGAACCTTTATCCTAACCTCGAAAAACTGGCCAAAACCCAAGGCAACTTTCGCATGAGCGATGAAGCCGTTGCTTCCTATCTCGGCAATCGTGGGTATCTGGATCCCTTGCCGATCAAATTCGGACAATGGCTGGGTGTTGCCCCCGGCTGGGTCACGGAAAGTGTCGAGGGAAACGTGACGGGCCGCTGTTTTGCAGAAGACACCCCGCCAGAGGAGCGCGACCGTTTTTGCGGTGTGCTTCAGGGCAACTGGGGACAGTCGACGGTGTTCAAGGATGATGTGGGCGCGATTGTCGCTACGCGGCTCGCACTGACGGGCAAGCTGATGTTCTGGGTTTTGGTACTGATGGTGCCATCGGCGCTGCTGATTGGTGTGCTGGCGGGGATGCGCGAGGGCTCGAAGCTCGACCGCTCGCTCTCGACTGTGTCGATCGTAAGCACCGCCACGCCTGAATACGTGTCGGGGGTCATTTTTATTGCGGTCTTTGCCTCTTCGGCTTTCGGGCTTAAATGGTTCAAGGGGTCCGCAACCTCTGCCATGGAAAGCGCGAATTTCGAGAATTTCTTTTTGCCGGTTCTGACCATTTCACTTTACGGGATGGGATATATTGCGCGGATGACGCGCGCTTCCATGACAGAGGTGATGACAGCACAATACATCCGCACGGCCCGCCTCAAAGGCGTGAGCTTTGGTAATATTGTGATGAAACATGCGCTGCGCAATGCACTGATCGCCCCGTTCACGGTCATAATGCTGCAAATTCCGTGGCTTTTGAACGGTGTGGTGATCGTGGAGACGTTGTTCAACTACAAAGGCTTCGGCTGGGTGCTAGTGCAGGCGGCGGGTAATAACGACATCGAACTCCTGCTGGCCGTGTCGGTCGTATCGGTGATTGTGGTGCTCCTGACGCAGCTCATCTCCGACATCGGCTATGTCTTTCTCAATCCACGCATTCGTATTTCTTAAGGGAGGGCAGAGACAATGGAACAGCTTACTTGGACGGGCGCACTGTCACCGCTCAATCTTTTTCTCTTCCTCGCGGTTGCGGTGATGCTGCTCGCGGTTGCATCCCAGATTGTGGCGGGCCTTGTACCCTCGGCCGGTACGCGTGCGGCCCATGCTGATGGCACCATGGCGGCCGACAAAGGGGTGTCAGGCTTGATTGGAATGGTCGCGCAATACGCGTTGCTGGTGACACTTGCGATTATCGTTCTCTACGTTGCGGCCGGAGTTTTCATGGGAACCGGCGCAGGCATTGTGGGTGGCATGTCGCGGCAGCTGCTGCCGGTCTGGATCGCGCTGACGGCGACCTTTGCGGTATCAATTACCTTTAAACGCAAGCTTGGCCTCTATGGAAAACTTTTCGACAGCACAGTTGGCATGATCGGCTTCGGTCTTGTGATGTTTTGGGTCTTCGCTGGCTTTTTTGGCGGCATGCTCGACATGATTACTACCCATGAAACCCTGAGCCAATATTCCGGCATGAAGAACAAGGTTCCCGGCACCCCCCTGCGAGGAGCGGAAGCAGGGGAGTTCGAATACTTCCTGCTCGGTGGTGATAATCTGGCGCGCGACGTCTTCAGCCGCCTGTTCAAGGGCGCGTGGGTCGTCGTTTTGATCGCACCCTTGGCAACCCTCTTCGCATTTATGGTGGGGATTACACTTGGCCTGCCTGCTGGCTATTACGGGGGGAAACTCGACACGGTGCTGAGCTTTGTCGCCAACCTCATCCTCGCTTTTCCAGTCATCTTGTTGTTTTTCCTTCTGGTCACGCCAGAAATCAGAATAACAGGTATCCCGAACTATATGGCGGCGGTGCTGTTCTTCTTTCCCATCGCATTCTTCTGCGTGCTGCTGAACTCGCGCTATTACACACAGCCATCGGTGCGCACGCCGCTGCTTATTGTAGTGCTGGGTGCGCTGTTCTGGGCATATATGTCGCTGATCAGCAATGATGGCGCGATTGTCTCGAACGACAGCTACACCCTCCCCGGTCTGCCGGCGGCGATCGACTGGATCAACATGCCCGGAGAGATACTGGTGGTGTTTGTGTCTGTGGTGTTTGTCAACGCGCCCACTGTGTTCAGGATCGTGAGGGGCCTCGCGCTGGATATTAAAACGCGCGATTACGTTGCGGCGGCCCAAACCCGTGGCGAGGGTCCGTGGTATATCATGTTATGGGAGATTTTGCCTAATGCGCGCGGACCGCTGATCGTCGATTTTTGTCTGCGCATTGGCTATACAACAATTCTGTTGGGGACGCTTGGGTTCTTCGGGCTGGGTCTGGCCTCGGAAAGCCCCGATTGGGGGACAACGATCAATGCAGGCCGGCGCTTGCTTTCGATTTATCCGCATGCGGCGATTGCCCCCGCGGTCTCCTTGCTGACGTTGGTGTTGGGGCTGAACCTGCTTGCAGATGGTCTGCGCGAAGAGAGTTTGCGCGATTGATAACAAGAGAAGCGCAGGGGCGATACTTGCGCTTTTTCAGATTATTTTGAGAAATGATGAAGTCTAGAAAGAGCGCCTGCGATTGCTCTTGGGAGAGTGGAAGATGCCGAAGACACAGTATGACGGGCCCATTCTGGAGATCGACAAGCTGTCGATTTCGTTCTTTACGCGGTTGCGCGAAATTCCGGCAGTGATGGATTTTTCTGTCTCGGTCAAACCCGGCGAGGCGGTGGGCCTTGTGGGTGAGAGCGGTTGTGGCAAATCCACTGTCGCATTGGGCGTGATGCAGGATCTTGGCAAAAATGGCCGCGTTGTCGGCGGCTCTGTCAAGTTCAAAGGTCAGGATCTGGGTGAGATGAGCGATCAGGAGTTGCGCCAAATCCGCGGCTCGGAGATCGCTATGATCTATCAAGAGCCGATGGCATCGCTCAACCCGGCGATGAAGATCGGGCGCCAGTTAATGGAAGTGCCTATGATCCATGCGCGGATGTCGGAAAAGGACGCGTACGAACGGGCCTTGATGGTGGTCACGGATGTGAAGCTGCCTGATCCCAAGCGTATTCTGAATGCCTACCCCCACCAACTGTCGGGTGGGCAACAGCAGCGTATTGTCATCGCCATGGCGTTGATGTCCGAGCCATCCTTGTTGATTTTGGACGAGCCTACGACCGCACTTGATGTGACCGTAGAGGCAGCGGTGGTCGAATTAGTAAAGGATCTGGGCAAGAAATACGGCACCTCGATGTTGTTTATCTCCCATAACCTCGGGCTGGTGCTGGAAACCTGTGACCGGATTTGTGTGATGTATTCGGGCGAAGCAGTCGAGCGCGGCTCCATCGAGGATGTCTTCGACGAGATGCAGCACCCCTATACGCAGGCGCTGTTCCGCTCGATACCACTGCCCGGTGCAGACAAAAATGCCCGCCCCCTGATCGCGATCCCCGGTAACTTTCCCCTGCCCCACGAGCGGCCGAAGGGCTGCAATTTTGGTCCGCGCTGCGATTACTTCGAGGCGGGGCGTTGTGATCGGGGCTATATCGCAATGCAGGACGTGAAGGGCAACGAGCGGCACGCTACCCGCTGTGTCAAGCACGACGAGATCGATTGGAAAGCGCCGCTGGAACTGGCGGAGGTGAAAAAGAAAGGGGAGATCGGAAAGGTCGTCCTCAAGATCGACAATCTGAAGAAATATTATCAGGTCGCAGCCAATGCCATGTTCGGTGGCGGCGACACCAAAGTGGTCAAAGCCAATGAGACGCTCAGCTTTGAAGCCCGTGAAAGCGAAACCCTCGCAATCGTTGGTGAAAGTGGCTGTGGTAAATCAACTTTTGCCAAGGTGCTGATGGGGCTCGAGACGGCAACTGACGGAACGATCACGCTGGATAACAAGGGCATCGGCGACGTGCCGATTGAAAAGCGGACAACCCAGAACGTGGCCGATATCCAGATGGTGTTCCAGAACCCTTTCGATACCCTCAATCCGTCGATGACGGTGGGGCGCCAGATTGTGCGCGCTTTGGAGATTTTCAAGATAGGAAAATCCGAAAAAGATCGCTGGCAGCGGATGCTGGAACTGCTGGATCTGGTCAAGCTGCCCCGCGAATTTGCCACACGGATGCCGCGACAGCTGTCGGGTGGGCAAAAGCAGCGGGTGGGCATTGCACGCGCATTTGCCGGTGACGCACGGATCGTGGTAGCGGATGAGCCGGTATCGGCCCTTGATGTTTCCGTGCAGGCGGCGGTGACCGATCTGCTTATGGAAATCCAGCGCGAGCAGAAAACCACGCTGCTGTTTATCTCCCACGATCTCAGCATCGTGCGCTATCTTAGCGACCGCGTGATGGTGATGTATCTGGGCCATGTAGTCGAGTTGGGCACGACTGATCAGGTGTTCAGTCCGCCCTACCATCCCTATACGGAGGCGCTGCTGTCGGCCGTGCCTATTGCGGACACAAAGGTGAAGAAAAAGCACATCGTGTTGGAGGGTGATATACCCTCCGCGATGAACCCGCCCCCCGGTTGCCCGTTCCAGACCCGATGCGGGTGGAAATCAAAAGTGGCGGGTAACCTTTGCGAAACTGAAGTACCGCCTGTGCGCATGATGGAAGGTCAGCACCAGATCAAATGTCACCTCCCGCAGGAAGAATTCGACGCGATGGAGCCGGTAATCGAGATGAGCGATGTCGCAGCGGAGTAGCCACAATGCCTTGTCAAAACGCATTAAGCGCCGTTCGGTCATGACAGGAGCGCGGATATGAAAGCCGTGTCACAAGGCGATCCGTTCGCCCGCTGGTTTGACCGGCTTGGGCGTTTCTTGATCGCGCTACTGTTTTTGCTGGGCGCGGTACAGAAGATTGTAGATCCAGTGCCGGTCATGGTGATGCTCGAGGGCGTCTACATGCCCGCGTGGACAGTCTGGCCAATAGCATTTTTCAACCTAGCTGCCGGTATATTGCTGATAATCGGTTACAAATTGCGGGTATTGGCGTTCGTGCTGGCGGTTTATTGTATGCTCACCAGCTATTTCCACTTTATACCATCAGACGGATGGCAAATGTCGATCTTTGTGAAAAACTGGGCCATCGCAGGCGGACTGCTTATTCTGGCCAGTCAGCAGCGGCCCGCGATTAGACCGTGAAGGATCAAAACAGCGGCAGATCCAGCAGAGCCGTTGCGATAACGCATGGAAAATAGGCGGCAGCAAAGAAGAAGAATGACGGGAATCGGGCGCGCATCGCACTTGCCGCGATTGCCATAACAGGACCTGCACAAAGTGCGAGAAGTGCCGGAATGACGATCATCTCGTTGTATTCGAAACCCGGACCCCAAGGCATTGCAGGATTTTCCAGACCAGCAGCAACCGTGCCACCAACCATCCCCAACACGGCGCCCATCAACATCGGTTTGATGTTGCGGCGCGCCGTGGGAGTTTCACCAACCATTGACGGGGAGCTGTACATACTTGTCGCCGTGCCACCTTCGGTGCGTGTCATATTCGAACGGCCACCACCGGAGTGGTTGTTGATCCGCGCAATCCGCTCGTTGAAGGTGTCATGGCTCATGATGCTCGCTTTCGCCTTACTCGTTACTGGTTAATACATCACGAGTTAATGGGGCATGAATTAGGCAAAAGCGGGTATCAAATAGGGCAAACAAGAGGGTAATACCCACAAATTTAAAGAAAAACTATAATCTACAGTAGGTTGAGAGCATTGGCCGGCATTGCAATCAGACAAGTTAACGCAAGGTAACCTATGTGATTATTGTGCTAACCCCGTCCCGCGATGATGCGGACATACTGCTTTGTCTCGCTGAACGGGGGAATGCCGCCATATTTCTTCACCGCACCAGGCCCTGCATTATAAGCCGCAAGGGCCAGGCGCCATGATCCGAACTCAAGATACTGCATCTTGAGGTAGCGCGCCCCACCATCCAGATTTTCATGGGGCTTTTTGGGGTCAACACGCAGATCTTTTGCAGTATCCGGCATCAGTTGTGCCAGTCCGATGGCCCCTGCGCGCGAGATTGCATTCGGGTTAAAGCGGCTTTCCTGATGCACGAGGCGCAAAAACAGGTCCTGTGGCACCCCGTGTTTATCCGCCGCTGCACGCGCCATCGCCAGATATGGGCCATTGTAACGCCCGCGATATTTTTTGACTTGGAAAGTATTGGTGCCATCGTCCCATTTGGTTGGCGTCACGACTGTGGGCGGCTGTAGTTTAGCGGAACTGTGATATTGTTTTGACGCACGTGTATCGAGAAGGTTTTTCTGTGTCGCGAACAGTTTGCTTCGGCTTTTGGAGGCGAAAATATCGGCGGAGGCCGGAGCGCCAAAGCTTATGGTCGCTGCAATGACTGCTGCTAGTGTTCTGCGCATATTGCCCCCTGCCCGTCCTCGTGACGGCTGCGCAATCATATACCAGTCCTGTCCGGCATGACCAGACTTTGTTGACTTCGCCCTATGCCTGCGCGCCCCGAAAGGGAGAAACCGCGTGTTCCCCGGTGATGATGGCGCTATAAGAGCGGCTGAATTGGTGTACCCAGATTCGGGTATCATCTAACGAAAAGTAATGCAGACCCAGAGGGAGAGCAGCATGGCCGGCTCAGTAAACAAAGTAATATTAATCGGCAATCTGGGGCGTGATCCCGAAGTGCGCAGCTTCCAGAACGGCGGTAAGGTATGCAACCTGCGCATCGCAACCTCCGAGACGTGGAAAGACCGCAATTCGGGCGAGCGTAAGGAAAAGACCGAATGGCACACGGTTGCCATCTTCAATGAAGGGCTTGTGCGTATCGCAGAGCAATACCTCAAGAAGGGCAGCAAGGTTTATATCGAGGGCCAGCTCGAGACCCGCAAATGGCAAGATCAGTCCGGTCAGGACAAATACAGTACCGAGGTTGTTTTGCGCAACTACGGCGGCACGCTGACCATGCTTGACGGGCGTGATGGTGGCGGCGGCGGCGGCATGGGTGGTGGTGGCGGCGGTTATGATGACCGTGATACCGGCGGCTATGACCAGCAAGGCGGCGGAGGAGGCTACGGCGGCGGTCAGTCTTCTGGTGGCGGTAATTCCGGTGGTGGATCGCGCGATCTGGATGATGAAATTCCCTTTTAGTAGATAGACCCGAATACCGGTAATTTTGATGAAATTAACTGTTTACAGACAATAAATTAGATTTGATTCTTTCGTAGACTCTTCTATCGAAGGATTTTGATTTGTGAGCAGTGCTGCAGACCGGTATTTTTCGTTCGTTTGAACGCATCTCAGACCAGATGGCGAGCGCCTGCCCCTTGTATTTGAGGCGGCAGGCGCTCCTGCCTATTACCCCACTTTTCTGATCTTAGACCGTCGCGCGAGAAATGCAGCGTCCGGAACACTCGAAAGGGTTGCCCACGATCTTATACATTTAGGTCAGGTCTTGGCTTTTGAATATCTCGACGACATTTATGTACGATTTTCAAGAAGCCACTATTTTGATGCAACCGAGATAGACGCAATCGCTCAAACAAGCTCGGTGACCACCCCGGCATTAAGGCGTCTGAATAACGCTAAAGTAACACTCGCTCGGCGGGCCCAAGGCTTCGCGAAGAGCTACTATGTTAGCAACAGGCTTTATTGCACAAATCGGCCTGATGTCGGTCTTCCCCTTACCCAGACGGATTTAGCCTACGGCTACAGTACGGGGTATGCCAAAAACTGTGAAGCCGTTGAGGATCGCGGCGCGGATCTGGACCTCTGCAACCAGACGCTCGAAGTCGCGCGCCGAAAGGCGCTGGCCAAGCAGTTTTACACAATGCATCCACTGACCGACAGGGCATCGCTTGCGATGTCCCGAGAGGTTTCGTTTCGACGCGACTCCGGCGGTAATACCCGGTCAGGTTTCGCCACAGAGAGCGACCCAGGTACTTTGAGGATCGCACCGCTTCGTTGCGAGCTCTGGCGCCTGGTGTATTAGGCTTCCACATCTTGGCAGTCTTGCGCGGCGGGATGGCGGCATGCGCATTGCGGGCTGCAATCGCGTCATAGCATTTGCGTATGTCGTAAGCACCATCGGCAGTGACGCTGCCAAGCTCCTGATCCGGAGCGATCTGACTGAGCAGGTCGGGAAGCATCGGCGCATCCTTTTGCCCGGCAGGCGATTGCAAAGCAATCTGCCGAGAGGGGCCAATGCTGCTGCTCGTGACCTCGATCGCACGTATCTCCTGCGCCTCCTCATCAATCCCGATGTGGATCTTGCGCCATAGGCGGCGTTTGGAGCCTCCATGCTTGCGAGCGTTCCACTCGCCTTCACCTTCAGCCTTGTTGCCTGTGCTATCCACCAATAGGTGCAGCGGCCCAGCTGATCCCTTATAAGGGATAGCGACGGCCAATGCCTTATGACGCCGACACAGGGTGCTGAAGTCAGGGACAGACCAGTCAAGCCCGACAAGCTTGAGCAAGCTTTCTACGAACCCCGTTGTCTGCCTCAACGGCAAACCGAACAGGACCTTCAGGGTCAGGCAGGCGTGAATGGCCTGATCACTGTAGGTTTGTTGACGTCCCCGTCGGCCAGAAGATCTCGCCTCCCACGCCATCTCAGGGTCGAACCAGATCGATAACGATCCGCGCCGCTGCAATGAAAGGTTATACCCTGACCAGTTCCGGGTCTAGTATGTCGTCGGTGTCCAGGGGCGGTAATGGCACCTGCTACCACATTGGATTCAGGCAGTGAATCTCTTCAGGAGGCGATTTGTGCAACAAAGCCCATCCACTAACACATACACTTAAAGTTATCATCTAATTATTCTGCTTTAGAAAAAGCTTGCTCTGATCCGCATCCAATCGCTTGAATGGGCGGGTCAGGCAAAACTTCCTTAAAAAAACGCACGGCAGAACCGCAGACATAATATGCTGCGGTTCTACCTATTTGGCAGTGCCGGTATCCTATTTTACCTTACGCTACATGTCCTTGGGGCGTACGCAACTTGCGTTGATATTGCTAGATCTTCGAAAGGCGTGAGTTGGTCGCCTCTAGACGTTGACAATAGTAAGCAGCCGATCGGCTCCGCCTAACGTCCGCGAACTGACAGTGCTTCTGCCAATAGCGCCAGCACATCTGCCATCGCCACCTCGCCGGAGACAAAAGAAGTGCCAATGCCCCGCGAAAGGATGAATCGCAACTGGCCTTCGACCACTTTTTTATCCTGCC
It encodes:
- a CDS encoding ABC transporter permease — encoded protein: MEQLTWTGALSPLNLFLFLAVAVMLLAVASQIVAGLVPSAGTRAAHADGTMAADKGVSGLIGMVAQYALLVTLAIIVLYVAAGVFMGTGAGIVGGMSRQLLPVWIALTATFAVSITFKRKLGLYGKLFDSTVGMIGFGLVMFWVFAGFFGGMLDMITTHETLSQYSGMKNKVPGTPLRGAEAGEFEYFLLGGDNLARDVFSRLFKGAWVVVLIAPLATLFAFMVGITLGLPAGYYGGKLDTVLSFVANLILAFPVILLFFLLVTPEIRITGIPNYMAAVLFFFPIAFFCVLLNSRYYTQPSVRTPLLIVVLGALFWAYMSLISNDGAIVSNDSYTLPGLPAAIDWINMPGEILVVFVSVVFVNAPTVFRIVRGLALDIKTRDYVAAAQTRGEGPWYIMLWEILPNARGPLIVDFCLRIGYTTILLGTLGFFGLGLASESPDWGTTINAGRRLLSIYPHAAIAPAVSLLTLVLGLNLLADGLREESLRD
- the ssb gene encoding single-stranded DNA-binding protein codes for the protein MAGSVNKVILIGNLGRDPEVRSFQNGGKVCNLRIATSETWKDRNSGERKEKTEWHTVAIFNEGLVRIAEQYLKKGSKVYIEGQLETRKWQDQSGQDKYSTEVVLRNYGGTLTMLDGRDGGGGGGMGGGGGGYDDRDTGGYDQQGGGGGYGGGQSSGGGNSGGGSRDLDDEIPF
- a CDS encoding DoxX family protein; translated protein: MKAVSQGDPFARWFDRLGRFLIALLFLLGAVQKIVDPVPVMVMLEGVYMPAWTVWPIAFFNLAAGILLIIGYKLRVLAFVLAVYCMLTSYFHFIPSDGWQMSIFVKNWAIAGGLLILASQQRPAIRP
- a CDS encoding dipeptide ABC transporter ATP-binding protein, producing the protein MPKTQYDGPILEIDKLSISFFTRLREIPAVMDFSVSVKPGEAVGLVGESGCGKSTVALGVMQDLGKNGRVVGGSVKFKGQDLGEMSDQELRQIRGSEIAMIYQEPMASLNPAMKIGRQLMEVPMIHARMSEKDAYERALMVVTDVKLPDPKRILNAYPHQLSGGQQQRIVIAMALMSEPSLLILDEPTTALDVTVEAAVVELVKDLGKKYGTSMLFISHNLGLVLETCDRICVMYSGEAVERGSIEDVFDEMQHPYTQALFRSIPLPGADKNARPLIAIPGNFPLPHERPKGCNFGPRCDYFEAGRCDRGYIAMQDVKGNERHATRCVKHDEIDWKAPLELAEVKKKGEIGKVVLKIDNLKKYYQVAANAMFGGGDTKVVKANETLSFEARESETLAIVGESGCGKSTFAKVLMGLETATDGTITLDNKGIGDVPIEKRTTQNVADIQMVFQNPFDTLNPSMTVGRQIVRALEIFKIGKSEKDRWQRMLELLDLVKLPREFATRMPRQLSGGQKQRVGIARAFAGDARIVVADEPVSALDVSVQAAVTDLLMEIQREQKTTLLFISHDLSIVRYLSDRVMVMYLGHVVELGTTDQVFSPPYHPYTEALLSAVPIADTKVKKKHIVLEGDIPSAMNPPPGCPFQTRCGWKSKVAGNLCETEVPPVRMMEGQHQIKCHLPQEEFDAMEPVIEMSDVAAE
- a CDS encoding ABC transporter permease is translated as MGIFILRRLGVMLLTALCLTFIVFWLTNLYPNLEKLAKTQGNFRMSDEAVASYLGNRGYLDPLPIKFGQWLGVAPGWVTESVEGNVTGRCFAEDTPPEERDRFCGVLQGNWGQSTVFKDDVGAIVATRLALTGKLMFWVLVLMVPSALLIGVLAGMREGSKLDRSLSTVSIVSTATPEYVSGVIFIAVFASSAFGLKWFKGSATSAMESANFENFFLPVLTISLYGMGYIARMTRASMTEVMTAQYIRTARLKGVSFGNIVMKHALRNALIAPFTVIMLQIPWLLNGVVIVETLFNYKGFGWVLVQAAGNNDIELLLAVSVVSVIVVLLTQLISDIGYVFLNPRIRIS
- a CDS encoding lytic transglycosylase domain-containing protein produces the protein MRRTLAAVIAATISFGAPASADIFASKSRSKLFATQKNLLDTRASKQYHSSAKLQPPTVVTPTKWDDGTNTFQVKKYRGRYNGPYLAMARAAADKHGVPQDLFLRLVHQESRFNPNAISRAGAIGLAQLMPDTAKDLRVDPKKPHENLDGGARYLKMQYLEFGSWRLALAAYNAGPGAVKKYGGIPPFSETKQYVRIIAGRG